In Aerococcus loyolae, a genomic segment contains:
- a CDS encoding glycosyltransferase family 2 protein, producing the protein MLISVIIPVYKVEKTLERAVNSVLNQSYPHLEIILVDDGSPDKSGDIADQLAKNDPRIQVIHQANQGLSGARNTGIAVASGDYLAFLDSDDCYELDLFEHFIASYQEERPDLFIFNVKRIGVKSQTLKDSKEMLLTSSQAGIEAMLDYSGIDFYAWNKIYASQLFRDVRFPEGKLYEDTAVSYATMKRATRIVMTSYVGINYYENEESIVAQSFNPKQMDNVTERARMLDDVQANFPELTAKAGARLFDGVLSTAYKMAQVSPFKQVGSSYQDLLEIVNHYRPYFEGNEEIDWKKRLAWQLFRLNPKLYARMYQWYLGK; encoded by the coding sequence ATGTTAATCTCGGTCATTATTCCGGTTTATAAAGTCGAAAAAACACTAGAGAGAGCGGTAAACAGTGTCTTGAATCAAAGCTACCCGCATTTGGAAATTATTCTGGTCGATGATGGCTCCCCTGATAAGAGTGGGGATATTGCTGACCAGTTAGCTAAAAATGACCCCCGTATTCAGGTTATCCACCAAGCTAACCAAGGCTTATCAGGAGCGAGAAATACCGGTATTGCAGTAGCTAGCGGAGACTATCTGGCTTTTTTGGATAGTGATGACTGCTATGAGCTTGACCTATTTGAACACTTTATAGCTAGTTATCAGGAAGAACGCCCCGATTTATTTATTTTTAATGTCAAACGCATTGGGGTAAAATCCCAAACTCTAAAAGATTCAAAAGAGATGCTTTTGACCTCTAGCCAAGCCGGGATTGAAGCCATGCTTGATTATTCCGGGATTGATTTTTATGCTTGGAATAAGATATACGCGAGCCAGCTTTTCCGTGATGTCCGCTTTCCTGAAGGTAAATTATATGAAGATACAGCGGTATCCTATGCGACCATGAAAAGGGCGACCAGGATTGTGATGACTTCATATGTAGGGATTAATTATTATGAGAATGAGGAAAGTATTGTGGCTCAGTCATTTAATCCCAAGCAAATGGACAATGTGACGGAAAGGGCGCGCATGTTAGATGATGTTCAGGCCAACTTCCCAGAGCTTACTGCTAAGGCGGGAGCCCGTCTATTTGATGGCGTCCTATCTACAGCCTATAAAATGGCCCAAGTCAGTCCCTTTAAGCAAGTAGGGAGTTCTTATCAGGACCTATTAGAAATCGTCAACCATTACCGCCCCTATTTTGAAGGAAATGAAGAAATTGACTGGAAAAAGCGCTTAGCTTGGCAATTATTCCGCCTAAATCCCAAACTTTATGCTAGAATGTATCAGTGGTACTTAGGAAAGTAA
- a CDS encoding bifunctional glycosyltransferase family 2/GtrA family protein, translating into MSTSDITIIIPALEPNEKLIALLESIRRQDSDNFTIIIVNDGSSADYDSYFKQAHEDFGAIVLKHEENYGKGRALRTAFDYILHHLPDCQGVITIDSDGQHTYADMMKCIGAFEQDPDALVLGVRDFQNEVPWKSQFGNRLTRYILKMVTGICLTDTQTGLRVIPKTYLARLLEISGDRFEYELKMIIDAAKQKIPIKEVAIETIYHDDNKGSHFNPIKDSIAIYSVFLEYMANQTYFWKYILSSVSSFVVDILLFHLFSVLLPHAASTLTIYLATIIARTISSVFNYTLNRFLVFKQESKQSFIKYVSLVIVQMFLSGGLVSLISTIMQSQATTFIKIFVDSMLFLLSYFIQKHFIFKSK; encoded by the coding sequence GTGTCAACCAGTGATATTACAATTATTATTCCTGCTTTAGAACCGAATGAGAAGTTAATAGCACTCTTAGAGTCCATTCGCAGACAAGATTCAGATAATTTTACAATTATTATCGTTAATGATGGGTCTTCTGCTGACTATGATTCCTATTTTAAGCAAGCGCATGAAGACTTTGGTGCCATTGTCTTAAAACATGAGGAGAATTATGGCAAAGGGCGCGCGCTGAGAACGGCTTTTGACTATATCCTTCACCATCTACCTGATTGTCAGGGAGTCATTACTATTGATTCTGACGGGCAGCATACCTATGCCGATATGATGAAATGTATTGGAGCCTTTGAGCAAGATCCCGATGCCTTAGTTTTAGGAGTTAGAGATTTTCAAAACGAAGTGCCGTGGAAGAGTCAGTTTGGTAATCGCTTAACCCGCTATATTTTAAAAATGGTTACCGGTATTTGCTTAACCGACACCCAAACGGGGTTAAGAGTGATTCCTAAAACTTATTTAGCCAGACTTTTGGAGATTTCAGGCGACCGCTTTGAATATGAATTAAAGATGATCATTGATGCTGCTAAGCAAAAAATTCCAATTAAGGAAGTGGCTATTGAGACCATTTACCATGATGATAATAAGGGGAGTCATTTTAACCCGATCAAGGATTCCATTGCTATTTATAGCGTATTTTTAGAATACATGGCTAATCAGACCTATTTTTGGAAATATATCCTGTCTTCGGTCTCTTCCTTTGTGGTAGATATTCTTTTATTCCATCTCTTTTCTGTACTCTTACCGCACGCCGCAAGTACCCTGACCATTTACTTAGCAACAATTATTGCTCGGACCATTTCATCGGTCTTTAACTACACCTTGAATCGATTTCTCGTTTTCAAGCAAGAATCTAAACAAAGCTTTATCAAATATGTCAGCTTGGTCATTGTGCAGATGTTCTTATCCGGAGGTTTAGTGTCTCTAATAAGCACCATCATGCAATCGCAAGCAACGACCTTTATTAAGATATTTGTCGATTCCATGCTTTTCTTGTTGAGCTACTTTATTCAAAAACACTTTATCTTTAAAAGTAAATAG
- a CDS encoding polysaccharide deacetylase family protein, with product MKSKSKVLILVLLSIILLTLGLFSYRHHLINKKHQAQNTITMDALFIDDDHAYLNPEIDEDMIQAAKDNANKLAPEKKEKALKEIALVEQKQAAIQAIDQIYQHDDSEAFVVGDKVNPRDILNNSVSLADLKKLAPHFDFSVGDALSDELKIHYKNALEIVQLDDKLQSILNDLPTSFQADQINANLKKFNEISQILEDTAINIEGQPRLKNSLQAITNKTKIYAKSLIQSNPPLKDDVLNQLLNQPLLGQYLTGSSIDHRKLIALTFDDGPSENTGAILDILDQYGIKAMFFQQGNHVKEYPQVSQRILAEGHKLGNHTYDHPYFSNLRDKEVVDEISQGETAIKEATGISPKYIRNPHGAQRKRIARLRPDLTGIYWDIDSEDWKSMDTKQITQRVLSQAHNHAVILHHDTIKATAEAMKKYIPELKKQGYTFVFADQIPEVKNWINN from the coding sequence ATGAAATCTAAATCAAAAGTTCTTATCCTGGTTTTACTTAGTATTATTTTATTAACCTTAGGCCTGTTTTCCTATCGTCACCACCTAATCAATAAAAAGCACCAAGCCCAAAATACTATCACCATGGATGCCCTCTTTATTGATGACGATCATGCCTATTTAAACCCCGAAATTGACGAGGATATGATTCAAGCGGCCAAAGATAATGCCAATAAATTAGCGCCCGAGAAGAAAGAAAAAGCTCTTAAAGAAATTGCCCTGGTCGAACAGAAACAAGCGGCTATCCAAGCCATTGACCAAATCTACCAACATGATGATTCAGAGGCTTTTGTGGTTGGCGATAAAGTGAATCCTCGTGATATTCTAAATAATAGCGTTAGCTTGGCTGACCTTAAAAAGCTAGCTCCCCACTTTGATTTCTCAGTGGGCGATGCCCTCTCCGATGAATTAAAAATTCACTATAAAAACGCCTTAGAAATTGTCCAATTAGATGATAAACTCCAATCAATTCTTAACGACCTGCCTACCAGTTTTCAAGCTGATCAAATTAACGCTAACTTAAAGAAATTTAACGAAATTAGTCAAATCCTCGAAGATACTGCGATAAATATCGAAGGCCAACCCCGGCTCAAGAATAGCCTCCAAGCAATTACTAATAAAACAAAAATCTACGCCAAGAGTCTGATTCAATCCAATCCGCCGCTCAAAGACGATGTCTTAAATCAACTATTAAACCAACCCCTACTGGGCCAATACCTGACAGGTAGTTCGATTGATCACCGTAAATTGATCGCTCTAACTTTTGATGATGGCCCTTCCGAAAACACTGGAGCTATTCTAGATATTCTCGACCAATATGGGATCAAAGCCATGTTCTTCCAACAAGGCAACCATGTTAAAGAGTACCCTCAAGTGAGTCAACGGATTTTAGCTGAAGGTCATAAACTTGGCAACCATACCTATGACCACCCTTACTTCTCTAATTTAAGAGATAAAGAAGTTGTTGACGAAATTAGCCAAGGCGAAACGGCCATTAAAGAAGCCACCGGCATCAGCCCTAAATATATCCGTAATCCCCACGGCGCCCAAAGAAAACGTATTGCTCGCTTAAGGCCAGACTTAACCGGTATCTATTGGGATATTGATTCAGAAGACTGGAAATCCATGGATACTAAGCAAATCACCCAACGTGTCTTAAGTCAAGCCCATAACCATGCCGTTATCCTCCATCACGATACCATCAAAGCGACTGCCGAAGCCATGAAAAAATATATCCCTGAACTCAAAAAACAGGGCTATACCTTTGTCTTTGCTGATCAAATTCCAGAAGTCAAGAATTGGATTAACAACTAA
- a CDS encoding ABC transporter substrate-binding protein, giving the protein MQKKIIPLLLLGGSLVLVGGCDQIRFTDPKKPETKTEEKVEPQAQHPREALGLTTTHKLKSLNPNKLQTAYELSAMNMVGEGLFRLEKDGSISLGVSNGEIERHNKDVIIHLKPEAQWSNNDPVTASDFVYAWQELVNPEHHNFYAYKLLALIDNASSVLSGEVGVDQLHVQALDDHRLKITLKDPDMDDNSLKQALAFPALFPLPKNFIGQITYDLYGQKSINTLSNGPYNLSAWESGWDTWTYDRNEEYHNWTDYPTEKLSVQYVKNTETAKKSYQQRLTDILISRTPEEDWTALKRPFSQNLLYHINQAGKKNILNDQRLRDLLAQNIDRQSLTETVPSLQSSYSLDPQSEGQVQEKTALDNEKSMQALLEDYQFEAIELDLITDDNALSQKIAKNLQKQWESKIPHLVINILPLSEKVLMERFQKGDFDLYLSQQQAYDNYSNSELYLPYTAPNYQADWGDDLETFQELMKQNANGKLSDGDRSQADQLIQKHQLATPIIKGDYSYLSREEVINQAPYSDKGFLFDFKNMAYEKSSQTIPIKADKKKVKQ; this is encoded by the coding sequence ATGCAAAAGAAAATCATTCCCTTACTCCTCCTAGGAGGCTCACTAGTTCTTGTGGGCGGTTGTGATCAAATCCGCTTCACTGATCCTAAAAAGCCGGAAACAAAGACCGAGGAAAAAGTGGAACCACAAGCCCAACATCCCCGTGAAGCCTTGGGACTTACGACTACTCATAAATTAAAATCCCTTAACCCCAATAAGCTGCAAACGGCTTATGAACTCAGTGCCATGAATATGGTGGGTGAAGGGCTCTTCCGCTTAGAAAAAGATGGTTCTATCAGTCTAGGGGTAAGTAACGGAGAGATTGAGCGTCATAACAAGGATGTTATCATCCACTTGAAACCAGAAGCCCAATGGAGTAATAATGATCCTGTAACTGCCAGCGATTTCGTCTATGCCTGGCAAGAATTAGTTAACCCTGAGCACCATAATTTTTATGCCTATAAATTGTTAGCCTTAATCGATAATGCCTCCTCCGTATTAAGTGGCGAGGTAGGTGTCGATCAACTCCATGTTCAGGCTTTAGATGATCACCGGCTAAAAATCACCTTAAAAGATCCTGATATGGATGATAACAGTCTCAAACAAGCCCTAGCCTTTCCAGCGCTCTTCCCCCTACCGAAAAACTTTATCGGTCAAATTACCTATGACCTCTATGGGCAAAAATCAATCAATACTTTGAGTAATGGCCCCTACAATTTAAGCGCTTGGGAGAGCGGTTGGGATACTTGGACCTATGACCGTAACGAAGAATACCATAATTGGACGGACTATCCCACTGAAAAACTCAGTGTCCAATATGTCAAAAATACTGAAACAGCTAAAAAATCCTACCAACAACGCTTAACAGATATCTTGATTAGTCGTACACCGGAAGAAGATTGGACCGCATTAAAGCGTCCTTTTAGCCAAAATCTCCTCTACCATATTAATCAAGCCGGGAAGAAGAATATTCTCAATGACCAGCGCCTAAGAGATCTCCTGGCACAAAATATCGACCGGCAGTCCCTAACTGAAACTGTGCCTAGTTTACAAAGCAGCTACTCCTTAGATCCCCAAAGCGAGGGTCAAGTCCAAGAAAAAACTGCTCTTGATAATGAAAAAAGTATGCAGGCGCTCTTAGAGGATTATCAATTTGAGGCCATTGAACTGGACTTGATTACCGACGATAACGCCCTCTCGCAAAAAATAGCCAAAAACTTACAAAAACAATGGGAAAGCAAAATCCCTCACCTGGTTATTAATATTTTGCCCTTGTCGGAAAAAGTCTTGATGGAGCGGTTCCAAAAAGGAGATTTTGACCTTTATCTCAGTCAACAACAAGCCTATGATAATTATTCTAATAGTGAGCTCTACCTCCCCTACACGGCTCCAAACTACCAAGCAGACTGGGGAGATGACCTGGAAACTTTCCAAGAGTTAATGAAGCAGAACGCTAATGGCAAATTATCTGATGGAGACAGAAGTCAAGCTGACCAATTAATCCAAAAACATCAGCTTGCCACCCCTATCATTAAAGGCGACTACAGCTATCTCTCAAGGGAAGAAGTCATCAATCAGGCTCCATACTCAGACAAAGGTTTTCTCTTTGACTTTAAAAATATGGCCTACGAGAAAAGTTCCCAAACTATACCAATCAAAGCAGATAAGAAAAAAGTCAAACAATAG
- a CDS encoding flavodoxin encodes MKALIAYASMTGNTEEACDVMAEALEDLGVEVDMDSSLNLFGEDFLDVDICVVGTYTYGSELPDDVVDLYEDLEDLDLTGKVFISLGSGDHDYPDYCQSVDDFYDQFLQTGAQAACPAIKIEIDCNAEDIETIEAGAQAAVNLAKQKPH; translated from the coding sequence ATGAAAGCCTTAATTGCTTATGCCAGTATGACTGGTAACACAGAAGAAGCCTGTGACGTTATGGCTGAAGCTTTAGAAGATTTAGGGGTGGAAGTTGATATGGATTCCTCCTTAAACCTATTTGGCGAAGACTTTCTCGATGTGGATATCTGTGTTGTAGGCACCTATACTTATGGCTCAGAATTACCGGATGATGTCGTCGACCTTTATGAAGACTTGGAAGATTTAGATTTAACTGGCAAGGTTTTTATCAGCCTAGGCTCCGGAGACCACGATTACCCTGATTATTGCCAATCCGTCGATGACTTCTATGACCAATTCCTACAAACGGGTGCTCAGGCAGCTTGTCCAGCCATTAAAATTGAAATTGATTGCAATGCTGAAGACATTGAAACCATTGAAGCCGGCGCCCAGGCAGCGGTCAACTTAGCTAAGCAAAAACCACATTAA
- a CDS encoding GntR family transcriptional regulator: MGKQQKLEQIAYLYMKDQIIQGNWPNDHHIVEAAISEKLDMSRSPIRAALAILADEEIVEMRPYRGFFVKTSLEDVDLVAFRLRYFAICYFRLMDRALKHKASAKDLPADLDQNLNNLIAAFESDNYLDCVQWECAIIKSLLNLSQHDFLVEEAIKCYASVLERVHNHLQDGDDKTHCAYQARNIIYIQDIIFLAKRNEFDETRTLIELLTLHQYQYFNDQEKAVFDQASPYAMK, translated from the coding sequence ATGGGAAAACAACAAAAGCTTGAGCAAATCGCCTACCTATATATGAAAGACCAAATTATCCAAGGCAATTGGCCAAATGATCATCATATTGTGGAAGCAGCTATTTCAGAAAAATTAGATATGAGCCGTAGCCCAATCCGTGCTGCCCTAGCCATATTAGCAGATGAAGAGATTGTAGAAATGCGGCCCTACCGAGGATTTTTTGTCAAAACCAGTTTAGAGGATGTCGACTTGGTCGCTTTCCGTTTGCGTTATTTTGCAATTTGCTATTTCCGCTTAATGGACCGGGCTTTAAAGCACAAAGCTAGCGCCAAAGACTTACCAGCTGACCTTGACCAAAATTTAAATAATTTAATCGCTGCCTTTGAAAGTGATAATTATTTAGACTGCGTCCAATGGGAATGTGCGATTATTAAGAGCTTGCTCAATTTATCCCAACATGACTTCTTAGTGGAAGAAGCCATTAAATGTTATGCTTCTGTTTTGGAAAGAGTCCATAACCACTTACAAGATGGTGATGACAAAACGCATTGCGCTTACCAAGCTAGAAATATTATTTATATTCAAGATATTATTTTCCTAGCCAAACGTAATGAATTTGACGAAACACGTACCTTAATTGAGTTATTAACTCTACACCAATATCAATATTTCAATGACCAAGAAAAAGCGGTCTTTGACCAAGCTTCGCCTTACGCCATGAAATAA
- the map gene encoding type I methionyl aminopeptidase: MITIKSEREIQAMAEAGRLVASIMEELRDIIEPGISTMDINDFIEKRTRQAGAIPEEIGFEGYPYASCTSTNDEICHAFPDKKTILKAGDICSVDTVLSLDGFFTDTCHTFKIGEVDPEVQHLLDVTKKSLYLGIEQAVAGNRIGDIGHAIQNYAEAEGFGVVRDFVGHGIQPTMHEDPQIPHYGRPGRGQRLREGMTICIEPMITMGGYQAKVDSNGWTARTVDGSWCAQYEHTLVVTADKPKILTMQKAEAGDENLGIDSLQIDFNRGN; encoded by the coding sequence ATGATTACCATCAAATCTGAACGCGAAATTCAAGCCATGGCAGAAGCTGGCCGTTTAGTGGCAAGCATTATGGAAGAATTACGCGATATTATCGAACCTGGTATTTCTACCATGGACATTAATGATTTCATTGAAAAACGTACTCGTCAAGCAGGAGCTATTCCTGAAGAAATTGGTTTTGAGGGTTATCCTTATGCATCATGTACCTCAACCAATGATGAAATTTGCCACGCCTTCCCGGATAAAAAGACCATTTTAAAAGCAGGCGATATTTGTTCGGTGGATACTGTCCTCTCTCTGGATGGATTCTTTACTGATACTTGCCATACTTTCAAGATTGGAGAGGTTGATCCTGAAGTCCAACATCTCTTAGATGTTACTAAGAAGAGCCTTTACTTGGGAATTGAACAAGCAGTGGCTGGTAATCGAATTGGGGATATCGGCCATGCTATTCAAAACTATGCAGAAGCGGAAGGCTTTGGTGTTGTTCGTGACTTTGTCGGTCATGGCATCCAACCCACCATGCACGAAGATCCACAAATCCCTCATTATGGGCGTCCTGGACGTGGTCAACGCCTTCGTGAAGGCATGACCATTTGTATCGAACCCATGATTACCATGGGCGGCTATCAAGCCAAGGTGGATAGTAACGGTTGGACGGCACGCACAGTGGATGGCTCCTGGTGTGCCCAATATGAGCATACTCTAGTAGTCACTGCAGACAAACCCAAGATTTTGACCATGCAAAAAGCAGAAGCTGGTGACGAAAATTTAGGCATCGACTCCTTGCAAATTGATTTTAATCGAGGAAATTAA